In the genome of Thermoleophilia bacterium, the window AGCGCGGTGCCGATGCCGGGGAGCACGTGGGAGTCGCTGCCGGCGGCGGCGGGGATGCGGTAGCGCTGCGCGAAACGCTCGGCCAACTCGTTGAAGCCCGGGAAGGCAAGGCGCGAGTTAAACACCTCGACAACGTCGATGTCCGCGACGTTCGCGCGCAGGACGCTCGGGCTGGGAATCGTGTGCAGACGATCGAATGGGTGCGGCACGTAGACGATCCCGCCCTGCCGCTTAATTGCGGCTATCGTTTCGGCGAACGACATGCCTCCGGGGATCGTCTCGTCAAGAAAGAGACCCACGACCTCCCCCTCGCTCGTCTTCACCTCCTCGCCGACTATGACCCGGACGCCGTAGCGACCGGCGATCTTTCGCGCTTCGAGGCCTCCCGCCGCGGTGTCGTGATCGGTAATGGCGACAACGTCCAGACCAACCTCGCGTGCGCGTTCGAGAATCGCCGCGACCGGCATCACGCAGTCCTTGCTGTGATGCGAGTGAATGTGGAAGTCGGCGAAGATCTCGCGTTGCTGGCGACGCCGCCGTGGCAACGCTTGGCGACGCCTGGCGGCGACTTCCTCGTAGACCAACTCGACCTCGCTGACGACCTCCTCCCAGTCATAGCGGCGAGAACTGTCCCGGGCACCGCGAGCGAGACGTTGACGGAGATCGACGTCGTCGAGAATGCGGGTGAGAGCCGCCGCAACAGCCCGCGGTCGTCGCGGCGGTACCAGAAGGCCGTTCTCGCCGTTCCGTATGACTTCGTCGTACCCGGCAAGACCTGAGGCGACAACAACGGAACCGCTCGCCAGCGCTTCCAGCAACGACATCGCCGCGGTCTCAGGGCCCAGCGAAGGAGCACAGAACACGTCCGCCTGCCTGTGCAACTCGATGACGCGCTGCTCAGAAACCCGCCCATGAAAGCACACCCGGCCTGCGAACGCTGGAGGCACGCGGCGACGATACAGGCGCTCTTGATCGCCGGCGCCGCAGACATCGACGAAGAGATCGGCGGCGCGGTCTTCAAGTAGCCGCAGCGCCGCAAGTAGCACGCCGAGCCCCTTGCGCCGCGACTCCGAAGCCGCGAAGAGCACGCGCAGAGGTCCAGAGGCCCGCTGCGCGTCCGTGTGGAAGCGCGTCGTGTCGACTCCTGGAGGAATGATGCGGTAGGCGCCGGGGAACACCGCCGCAGCAGCATCACGCGACGCTTCCGAGGTAGCGATGGCGGCATCCAGCGAGTCAAAGAGCCGCCGCAACTGGGGTCGCCGTGCCCAGAACGGCGTCAGGGGCTCAGGGTTGGCATGAAACGTCGCCACCAACGGGCAGCCGGCGTGTCGCAGCGCCGTCCACCCGAGTCCCGGCACGAACGGCTCGACGAGGTGAAGGAGATCGAAGTCTTCACTCTCGAGCAGGACATCTATGTTCGCCATCATGTCGGCGGGCGCCGCGATCAACTGCAGACGATCGTCCTGCACCCGGTATGTTTCGCCGGCGAAGAACTGGCGAGGGTACGGCTCATCGGGGAGGAAGAGCGTCTGTCGTTCGCCAGTCAACACCGCCCGGACCCGACCGCTAGCCTCCGAGATCCGGGCACGATTGCCGCTCGGGGCGATGAGCGTCACGAGATGGCCACGAAGCGTCAGGCGATCGACCAGGTCTTTGACCTGACGGTTGATACCCGACGACCCGGTCCACAGGAACGGTGTGAGGATGCCTATCTTACGGCTCATAGGACGCCCCCACTACTATGATGGACGGGCGCGCCTGCAGCGCGCCCCCGACTCGTGACTCAGCCCTGACGGACCGCCTGAGCACCAGGACCCTCGCCGGCGATGAACTCCTCGGTCATGCGGCGACAGACGTCGTCCGGATGCTGCACCGGCGGCGACTTCATGAAGTAACTGCTCGGACCCTCGAGTGAACCCGCGAGGCCGCGATCCTTGGCGATCTTGGCGCAGCGCACGGCGTCGATGACGATTCCGGCAGAGTTGGGCGAGTCGACGACTTCCATCT includes:
- a CDS encoding glycosyltransferase codes for the protein MSRKIGILTPFLWTGSSGINRQVKDLVDRLTLRGHLVTLIAPSGNRARISEASGRVRAVLTGERQTLFLPDEPYPRQFFAGETYRVQDDRLQLIAAPADMMANIDVLLESEDFDLLHLVEPFVPGLGWTALRHAGCPLVATFHANPEPLTPFWARRPQLRRLFDSLDAAIATSEASRDAAAAVFPGAYRIIPPGVDTTRFHTDAQRASGPLRVLFAASESRRKGLGVLLAALRLLEDRAADLFVDVCGAGDQERLYRRRVPPAFAGRVCFHGRVSEQRVIELHRQADVFCAPSLGPETAAMSLLEALASGSVVVASGLAGYDEVIRNGENGLLVPPRRPRAVAAALTRILDDVDLRQRLARGARDSSRRYDWEEVVSEVELVYEEVAARRRQALPRRRRQQREIFADFHIHSHHSKDCVMPVAAILERAREVGLDVVAITDHDTAAGGLEARKIAGRYGVRVIVGEEVKTSEGEVVGLFLDETIPGGMSFAETIAAIKRQGGIVYVPHPFDRLHTIPSPSVLRANVADIDVVEVFNSRLAFPGFNELAERFAQRYRIPAAAGSDSHVLPGIGTALCGMDDFEGAHDFVAALAESRVVRRPRSRIYLQSLKLLQTTMGGAAKGEAEQRDSN